Proteins encoded by one window of Salvia splendens isolate huo1 chromosome 14, SspV2, whole genome shotgun sequence:
- the LOC121763620 gene encoding benzyl alcohol O-benzoyltransferase-like translates to MESTKILTFKVVKKTPELITPETETPKEFKLLSDIDDQGALRAQTPVIQFYRRSPSAQGKDPVKVIREAIAKALVLYYPLAGRLRERPNRKLVVECTGEGVVFVEADADVALHHLGDALYPPFPYLHKLLHHLPSTAGLINCPLLLIQVTRLTCGGFVFAIRLNHTMADAGGLAQFLSVVAQFAHGADAPLTRPVWERHLLSARNPPRVSCTHHEYGDTTTTSTTTTPPDKDIVDRSFYLSATDISALRSILPPHLRGCSTFEIAAACTWRCRTISLPLHPNEVIRISCMVNCRKRLNPPLPEGYYGNAIVYPAAVSTRERLSLREAVELVRSSKAQATEEYVRSAADLMAMRGRPGFVERGTFIVSDFTRAGLGETDYGWGAAAYGGPAQCRDLVPGVVSYVIAHKKGVVVTMCLPANAMEKFACELERAVAGNRTSLHVIASAL, encoded by the exons ATGGAGTCTACCAAAATTTTAACGTTCAAAGTAGTGAAAAAAACCCCAGAGCTGATCACCCCGGAAACGGAAACGCCTAAAGAATTTAAACTCCTCTCGGACATCGACGACCAAGGGGCCCTCCGTGCCCAAACTCCGGTGATTCAGTTTTACCGGAGAAGCCCCTCGGCCCAAGGGAAGGACCCGGTCAAAGTGATACGTGAAGCCATTGCCAAGGCCTTGGTTTTGTACTACCCTTTGGCGGGACGCCTGAGGGAGCGGCCCAACCGCAAGCTGGTAGTGGAGTGCACCGGAGAGGGGGTGGTGTTTGTCGAAGCCGACGCTGACGTGGCACTGCACCACCTGGGTGATGCCCTTTATCCTCCCTTCCCATACTTGCATAAGCTTCTTCACCATCTCCCATCCACTGCTGGTCTCATCAATTGCCCATTGTTGCTTATTCAG GTGACACGGCTTACATGTGGTGGGTTCGTGTTCGCCATCCGCTTGAATCACACCATGGCCGACGCGGGAGGGCTGGCCCAGTTTTTGTCGGTCGTCGCCCAGTTTGCCCACGGAGCCGACGCCCCTTTGACCCGGCCCGTCTGGGAAAGACACCTCCTCAGCGCTCGTAACCCCCCGCGCGTGTCATGCACACACCACGAATATGGCGACACTACCACTACTTCCACCACTACTACTCCACCTGATAAAGATATAGTGGACCGAAGTTTCTACCTCAGCGCCACCGACATCTCCGCCCTCCGCAGCATCCTACCGCCGCACCTCCGCGGCTGCTCCACCTTCGAGATCGCGGCAGCCTGCACGTGGCGCTGCCGGACAATCTCGCTCCCTCTACACCCCAACGAAGTGATAAGGATCTCATGCATGGTGAACTGCCGGAAGCGGCTCAATCCGCCGCTCCCGGAGGGCTACTACGGCAACGCCATCGTCTACCCCGCGGCCGTGTCGACGAGGGAGAGGCTGTCGCTGCGGGAGGCGGTGGAGCTGGTGAGAAGCTCGAAGGCGCAGGCGACGGAGGAGTACGTGAGATCAGCTGCGGATCTGATGGCGATGAGAGGGCGGCCCGGTTTTGTAGAGAGGGGGACTTTTATAGTGTCGGATTTCACGCGGGCGGGTTTGGGAGAAACGGACTACGGGTGGGGCGCGGCGGCTTATGGCGGGCCGGCGCAGTGCAGGGATCTGGTTCCTGGAGTTGTGAGCTATGTGATAGCGCATAAGAAAGGGGTGGTTGTGACCATGTGTTTACCGGCAAACGCCATGGAAAAGTTTGCGTGTGAGCTTGAGAGGGCTGTGGCGGGTAACCGGACAAGCTTACATGTTATAGCCTCGGCGCTGTGA
- the LOC121763571 gene encoding benzyl alcohol O-benzoyltransferase-like, which produces MESTKILTFKVVKKTPELITPETETPKEFKLLSDIDDQGALRAQTPVIQFYRRSPSAQGKDPVKVIREAIAKALVLYYPLAGRLRERPNRKLVVECTGEGVVFVEADADVALHHLGDALYPPFPYLHKLLHHLPSTAGLINCPLLLIQVTRLTCGGFVFAIRLNHTMADAGGLAQFLSAVAQFAHGADAPLTRPVWERHLLSARNPPRVSCTHHEYGDTTTTSTTTTPPDKDIVDRSFYLSATDISALRSILPPHLRGCSTFEIAAACTWRCRTISLPLHPNEVIRISCMVNCRKRLNPPLPEGYYGNAIVYPAAVSTRERLSLREAVELVRSSKAQATEEYVRSAADLMAMRGRPGFVERGTFIVSDFTRAGLGETDYGWGAAAYGGPAQCRDLVPGVVSYVIAHKKGVVVTMCLPANAMEKFACELERAVAGNRTSLHVIASAL; this is translated from the exons ATGGAGTCTACCAAAATTTTAACGTTCAAAGTAGTGAAAAAAACCCCAGAGCTGATCACCCCGGAAACGGAAACGCCTAAAGAATTTAAACTCCTCTCGGACATCGACGACCAAGGGGCCCTCCGTGCCCAAACTCCGGTGATTCAGTTTTACCGGAGAAGCCCCTCGGCCCAAGGGAAGGACCCGGTCAAAGTGATACGTGAAGCCATTGCCAAGGCCTTGGTTTTGTACTACCCTTTGGCGGGACGCCTGAGGGAGCGGCCCAACCGCAAGCTGGTAGTGGAGTGCACCGGAGAGGGGGTGGTGTTTGTCGAAGCCGACGCTGACGTGGCACTGCACCACCTGGGTGATGCCCTTTATCCTCCCTTCCCATACTTGCATAAGCTTCTTCACCATCTCCCATCCACTGCTGGTCTCATCAATTGCCCATTGTTGCTTATTCAG GTGACACGGCTTACATGTGGTGGGTTCGTGTTCGCCATCCGCTTGAATCACACCATGGCCGACGCGGGAGGGCTGGCCCAGTTTTTGTCGGCCGTCGCCCAGTTTGCCCACGGAGCCGACGCCCCTTTGACCCGGCCCGTCTGGGAAAGACACCTCCTCAGCGCTCGTAACCCCCCGCGCGTGTCATGCACACACCACGAATATGGCGACACTACCACTACTTCCACCACTACTACTCCACCTGATAAAGATATAGTGGACCGAAGTTTCTACCTCAGCGCCACCGACATCTCCGCCCTCCGCAGCATCCTACCGCCGCACCTCCGCGGCTGCTCCACCTTCGAGATCGCGGCAGCCTGCACGTGGCGCTGCCGGACAATCTCGCTCCCTCTACACCCCAACGAAGTGATAAGGATCTCATGCATGGTGAACTGCCGGAAGCGGCTCAATCCGCCGCTCCCGGAGGGCTACTACGGCAACGCCATCGTCTACCCCGCGGCCGTGTCGACGAGGGAGAGGCTGTCGCTGCGGGAGGCGGTGGAGCTGGTGAGAAGCTCGAAGGCGCAGGCGACGGAGGAGTACGTGAGATCAGCTGCGGATCTGATGGCGATGAGAGGGCGGCCCGGTTTTGTAGAGAGGGGGACTTTTATAGTGTCGGATTTCACGCGGGCGGGTTTGGGAGAAACGGACTACGGGTGGGGCGCGGCGGCTTATGGCGGGCCGGCGCAGTGCAGGGATCTGGTTCCTGGAGTTGTGAGCTATGTGATAGCGCATAAGAAAGGGGTGGTTGTGACCATGTGTTTACCGGCAAACGCCATGGAAAAGTTTGCGTGTGAGCTTGAGAGGGCTGTGGCGGGTAACCGGACAAGCTTACATGTTATAGCCTCGGCGCTGTGA